Sequence from the Vibrio alfacsensis genome:
GAAAAAGAACATAAACGGAACCAGAAAATATATTTAAATGATTCACCAGTAATAATATGTTTTAAAATGGCAAGTGTTGTGGTCGTCTTATATACCCTAAAATGATCAGATCTTACTGCGTAAAAAGTTCTTTTTTCTCATCCGTTTCTTTACCTATTTGTTCTTTTCCGTGATGTTAGGTTTATGGCTTAAATTTTGATTTTATTGTAAAACCGAATATACCACGGCATTGCATTTGAAATACCATCAAGTATTTTATATTCTGGGTCATAACCCAGTTTAGTTTGCGCCTTGCTGATATCAGCCTGAGAATGGCGAACATCTCCAGCTCGAAAATCTTGATAAATAAGCTTTCCTTTTACTTCAATATCATTTTTCGTTAATGCGGATAGGATAGATTTGTAAAGGGTATTTAATGTCGTGCGATCCCCCACGGCTACGTTATAGACTTGGTCTTTTGCTTCATTAGGTGCGGTGGCAGCAAGTAGGTTAATTTGTACGGTATTTTCAATATAGCAAAAATCACGACTTGTCTCACCATCACCATTAATGAAAACATCTTCATTTTGTATCATCGCAGCAGTCCACTTTGGAATAACCGCAGCATAAGCACCATTTGGATCTTGCCTTTTCCCGAAAACGTTAAAATAGCGAAGTCCAATAGATTTAAAACCATAAGTACGAGAAAAGACATTAGCGTATAGCTCATTGACGTATTTTGTTACAGCATATGGAGATAATGGGCTGCCAATATTCTCTTCAATTTTAGGTAAAGCAGGGTGGTCGCCATAAGTAGAGCTACTTGCTGCGTAGGTAAAGCTCTTTACTTTTTCTTCTTTTGCTGCTTGCAGCATGTTCAGAAAACCTGTGATATTTGCCGCGTTAGTCATAAGAGGGTCGGCAATTGAACGAGGAACAGACCCAAGAGCGGCTTGATGAAGTACATAATCAACCCCTTTGACTGCTTCTTCACAGGTATGAAAATCTCGAATATCACCTTCAATGAAGCGTAAAGTTGCTCCATTGTTCGCCATCTACAGATAATTTAACTTCGTTAAGGTTGCGGTGGTGTCCGGTAGATAAATTATCTAAACCAATGACTTTTGATTTAAGGTTAGCAGTGTTTCAAGTAAATTTGATCCAATAAAGCCTGCAACTCCTGTGATTAGCCACGTTTTTGGATTTGAAATTAGTTCTGATTTAATTTGTGTTATTTTTGACACTAGAGATACCTTTAGTCGAATAGGGTATGAATAAGCAAACGCATATTTACGTTTGCTTATAATAAAGGAGGAGATTCTAAAGGCGCATATCCACATCGTCTTTGTTTAATACATATTTTAGGTCGAAAAGAACATGATTCTCTTTGCCATAGTTATGTATAGATTCGGCTCCAAGTGCTTTAAATTCATCATGACCTACTGCTAAGATAATAGCGTCATAAGTATTCTCTTTAATATTATTTGATAATGTTAAATTATATTCTTTTCTGCATCTTCACTTGAGCACCATGGGTCAACGATATCGACATTGATATTGTATTCTTTCAGTTCTGAAACAATATCAATCACTTTTGTATTACGAAGATCTGGACAGTTCTCTTTAAAAGTGAGTCCCATAACTAGAACATTTGAGCCTTCAACGTGAATTCGCTTTTTAAGCATTTTTTTTACTAGTTGGGATACAACGTGTTCACCCATCCCATCATTGAGCCGGCGTCCTGCAAGGATCATTTCAGGATGGTAACCAACCGTTTGTGCTTTGTGTGTTAAATAGTAAGGGTCAACACCAATACAGTGACCACCAACAAGACCTGGGCGGAAGGGTAGGAAGTTCCATTTAGTGCCAGCAGCCTCTAATACTTCTAAGGTGTCAATGTCTAACTTTTTGAAAATAATCGAAAGTTCATTAATTAGTGCAATGTTTACATCACGCTGTGTGTTCTCGATAACTTTTGCGGCTTCAGCTACTCTGATGCTTGATGCTTTATGTGTGCCAGCGGTAATAATCGATTTGTAGAGTTGGTCGACTATCTCTGCAACATCTCCATTTGAACCACTAGTGACCTTAAGAATATTCGTGACTCTATGCTCTTTATCTCCAGGGTTAATCCTTTCTGGTGAATAGCCAGCAAAAAGTCTACGTTATATTTAAGACCTGATATCTCTTCAATTACTGGAATGCATTCTTCTTCTGTCGCCCCTGGGTAGACTGTTGATTCATAAATTACAATATCACCGACACTGATAACGTTAGCAAGCATTTCACTCGCTTTAATTAATGGGGTTAAGTCAGGCTGTTTATGTTGGTCAATCGGTGTAGGCACTGTCACTATATAGACATTACAGGTGGCAAGATCGCTGCTGTTTGCTGTGTATTTAAGTTGTTTTGGTTCTTTTAACTCGGTATCGCTCACTTCTAGTGTTGAATCGTGTCCTTGAATTAGGGCACTAATTCGTTTTGAATTAATATCAAAGCCAATAGTAGGGTATTGCTTACCAAATTCTACAGCTAAAGGAAGACCAACATAGCCTAAACCAATTATGCCGATTGTAATATTGTTACTGGTCATGTTATATCCTTAAATAATGCCGCGTGTATCAATCACAACTTTAGTTGCAAATTGTGTTTTGTCTGCCGCTTTAAACTGCTTGTGATCCACCAGTACGACAATAATATTGGCTCTTTCCAATGCAGAATCGAGAGTCATCTGCTCTACGCCATCATGAACCAACTTCTCTGGTAGTGAATGAACATTTGGCTCTACCGCGAACACTTGGCCAATGTTTTTACCAGCTAATTCTTCGACGATTTGCAGGGCAGGGCTTTCACGTAAATCATCAATATCCGCTTTAAATGCCAAGCCTAAACAAGCAATCACTGGGCGTTTAAACTCGTCTGCTGCTTTTTCGATTTGATCAATCACATAGTGCGGTTTTGCATCATTGGTTAAGCGTGCCTGGCGGATGATTTTTGCTTCGTCAGGGCAACTATCTACAATGAACCAAGGATCAACTGCAATGCAGTGGCCGCCTACGCCAGGGCCCGGGTTAAGAATGTTTACCCTTGGGTGGCGGTTCGCCAGTTTAATCAGTTCCCATACGTTGATTTTTAATTTGTCACTGATAACGGATAGCTCATTAGCAAACGCGATGTTCACATCACGGAATGAGTTTTCTGTCAGCTTTGCCATTTCTGCCGTGCGGGCATTGGTGATAATGCATTCACCACGAACAAAAGTGCTGTATAACTCAATCGCTCTTTCACTACAGGCTTTAGACATGCCGCCAATGACGCGATCATTCGCGACCAGTTCTTGCAATACATAGCCAGGCAGCACGCGTTCCGGGCAATGCGCGACTTTAATGTCGGCGCTGTCGCCGGCATCTTGCGGGAAGCTTAAATCAGGGCGTGCTTGCTTTAACCATGCAGAGAGCTTTTCTGTGGCACCAACAGGAGACGTTGATTCTAGAATGATCAGGTTGCCTTTTTCTAATACTGGTGCAATCGCATTGGCTGCAGCTTCGATGTAAGTGAGGTCTGGGGCATTGCCCTCTTTGAATGGTGTTGGAACGGCAATCATAAACGCTTCTGCGGGTTCTGGGATCGTTGTCGCTCGTAAGTTGCCAGTGCTGACCACACCACGAACGACAATATCTAGATCTGGTTCTACAATATGGATGTTGCCTTGGTTGATGGTATCGACGGCTTGTTGGTTTACATCGACACCCACAACCTCGATACCACGAGACGCAACGACGGCGGCGGTAGGTAATCCGATGTAACCTAAACCAATAACGGAAACTTTCTTAAATGACATGGTTGTTCCTTAACTATGATGTTGAAGACACCTATATTTTTGAATTTGATTCTGCGTTTGGAGTTTAGAAACTCCATTCGTTAATAGGGCAATAATTAATAGGGTAATATTCGATAGCTTGGGTGTGCTTATTTTTTAGAACGGTGATAATGTTGAAAAAAGAGCCGGATCAAGCAAAGTGCTGTTTGATTTTCTCAATGATTCGTTCACAGGCATTTCCGTCTCCATAAGGGTTATGGGCATGACTCATTTTTTCGTATTCATCTTGATCGTTTAGTAAACGTTCTACAGCATTAAAATGTTGTTTTTGTCGGTGCCGACGAGTTTTACTGTCCCGGCTTCTACGGCTTCTGGGCGTTCAGTGGTATCGCGCATAACGAGTACAGGTTTTCCAAGTGAAGGTGCTTCTTCTTGAATGCCCCCTGAGTCCGTTAAAATGATGTGAGCTTGATTCATTAAGTAAACAAATGGTAAGTAATCCTGCGGTTCGATCAGGTGTACATTGTTTACGCCCTTTAGGATTCGGTTGACAGGTTCACGAACATTTGGGTTTAGGTGTACAGGGTAGAGTACTTGTGCCTGAGGGTATTTATTTGCGATGTCGACTAACGCTTCACAGATCCTTTCAAAACCTCCACCAAAGCTCTCTCGGCGATGGCCTGTTACGAGAATCAGTTTTTTTTCTTCATCAATTTCAGGAAAAATAGCGGCTAGGGTATCTCTGAGATCTCGATTCTGTTCAAGCTTATACTTAACTAAAAACAGCGCATCGATAACAGTGTTACCAGTGATTGAAATCTGACCTTCAGCGACTCCCTCACTTATTAAGTTATTTGCAGAAGTTTCGGTTGGCGCAAAGTGAAGGGTTGCAATGGAACCTGTTAGTTTTCGGTTGCCTTCTTCTGGCCATGGAGAATAGATATTTCCAGTGCGCAGCCCCGCTTCTACATGACCCACGGCGATTTGCTGGTAGTAAGCGGCTAAACTAGCAGATAGGGTTGTTGCAGTATCTCCATGGACAAGAACGATATCCGGTTGGAATGCTTCCAATACTTCTTTCAATCCGTTGATAATGTGAGTCGTAACATCATGTAGAGATTGGCCTGGTTTCATTATGTTTAGGTCGAAATCAGGATTAATTTCAAACAAGTTTAAAACTTGATCAAGCATTTCTCTATGTTGAGCAGTGACACAGACTTTAGCTTCAATACCGTCCGCTTTTGTCAATTTGTGAATCAAAGGCGCCATTTTAATCGCTTCTGGGCGTGTGCCAAAAACAGAAAGTACTTTAATTGGTGTCTTCATTGGTCCTCCTTAACCTTGATTATTGCCGTAGGCGTATTGCGAGTACTCAGAATAATTGTGCGAGCCTTTTTTGGGTGGCAACACTTGGTTCAGTACCACACCATCGATGGTGATCTGATGTTTTGCAAACAGAGTCATAGTGTGTTTGTAAACGGATTTGCTCGTGCTGTTCGCTTTCACGACTAATAGGATCCCTTGCGTAAACTTACCGATGATGAAGGCGTCCTTCACTGGCAGGATAGGGGGGGTATCCAAAATGATTCGGTCATATTTACTGCTTAAAGCGGTAATGAGCTTTTCAAACGCTTGACTGCTCAATAACTCTTGAGGGTTTGGCGCTAACATCCCTGAGCTCAATACATCCAGATTGGTATTCGCCATGGTTGTGATGCACTCTTGCAGCGGCGTATTCATTAACAAGATATTGGTTAAGCCCGGATGGCTCTTTGATAACCCGAAACGCTCGCCCACCGATGGTTTTCTTAAATCACAGTCGATAATCAGCACTTTTTCTAGACGCGCAAACGACTGAGCCAGGTTGATCGCGGTGGTGGTTTTCCCTTCTCCCGGTACGGACGATGAGATGGCCAGTAATTTTCGCTCTGCTTTCGGTAAGCTCAAATACAATGAGGTGCGAACGGAATCCACCGATTCTTGAAAGACAGAAAATTTGCTGTTGCTAAAGACTTTGGCGTCTATTGGTGTTTTTTTGTATAACTTGTCTTTTACCATTGGAATGGTGCCAGTTGGCAATAAGCCAAGCTTGTTTTCAAAATCACGAGCGCTTGCAATGGTGTTATTAAATGCATCTAGGCAAATGACCAGCACGACAGCAAAACCGACGCTTGCTATTAGAGCAAGAGCCACGATGAGTTTACGGTTAGGTTTACTCGGGTTCTCAGGAACCAACGCGTAATCACTAAAACGGGCATTGGCGGCACTAAAGTCACTGGTTGCTGAGGTTTCTTTTTGGCGAGTTAAGAACAGGTCATACAATTTGGCATTGCTGTCTACTTCTCGTTTGAGCGCATCATATTCACCCTTTACAATACTTAAAGCTTGGAATTCTCCTTTCTTGCTTAGCAGTTCATTTTTAAGTTCACGCTCTTGCTCTTTGGCACTGGCGAGCTCTTTCTCTATGCCGTTGGCTAATTTTCGAACCAGCTGATCGGCCCGATTTTGAATCGATTTTAATTGTGCATTGGCCTGGATCATTTTGTCGTGCTTTGGTCCGTAGCGCTTAGAAAGCTCGCTGACTTGCTTTTCTGCTTTTGATTCAGCCAAGCGGATGTCACGGATTTGCGGATGGTTAGAGATCATCGAGTTGGCACCAAGAGAGGCCAAATCGGTTTTGTTGTGTTTTAGTGCGTTGTAAAGCGCTTGCGCTTCAATGCGGTCATCCGTGGCTTTGGCGATTCGGTTGGTAAGATTAGTCAGCTCTGTGCTGGTGAGCGCCACAATACCACTGTTATCAATCAACTCTTGCTGCTGCAAAAATTGCAGCAATGCTTGTTCGGAGGCATCCAGTTTATCTTTTAAGTCACTAAGCCTTTGGTTGATCCAACCCGTCGCTTGCTCGGTGGCCAGCAATTTAGATTCAAGGTTATTTTCAATGAATGCAAGGCCAACGGCGTTAGCAATATCTGCCGCCAGTTTTGGGTCTTGTGACTCGAAAGCGATATTTACCAGCTGTGTTTTACGGATCGGTGAAATCGTTAAACGGGACTTAAAGGCTTTTAATACGCTACGGTTGATGGCTTCTTGTTCGGCGAGTGGGTCCAGTTTGCCGTCACTGCCTTTTGAAAAGTAAGGTTCTAATAAAGGGTGCGATTGCAGCTGAGATTTCATCGTGTCGAGAAAGATCGGCTCTTTAATGATAAGACTTGGATTAAATTCTTCTACTTGGTTTAATTGCAATTTGTCAATCACACGCTGGGCGACTTGGTTTGATTTTAGAATCTCAAACTGAGTCAGATAGTATTCTTTTGCGCGTGTGTCGATGCCAACCACTTCTTCGATTGATATGGCTTTCTGCGGAGAAGCTTCAATTAATAGAGTGGCCGTAGCACGATAGGTTGGGGTAATAGAAAGGGCAACCAATGCCGCGATGGCAGTACACAATAAGGCAAAAAGCGAAATCGAGAACCAACGCTTTTTAATTAGATGGAAATAGTATCCCAAATCAATCAGTTGCTCTGGTTGTGGGGAATCATTTTTAGGGGTAGCCAACATCATTCAATCCGTTATTTATTGCAAGAGTGCGGTATTAAAAAAAGCTCTGTTCGATCACAATGATGTCACCAGGGGACACGGTTGCTGATAGCTTTACTTTGTTTTTGAGTTCGTCTTTGCCCGCTTGAGCGATGTAGACTTTGCTTCGAGAGGCTCGGTCTGTGAAGCCGCCGGCGAGTGCGATGGCTTTGTCTACTGTTAAGCCGGGTTGGTACTCATAACCGCCGGGTTTCTTTACCTCACCATTTACGTAGATGCTTCTGAAGCCAATAATACTGACGCGGACTTTCGGCGAAATCAGGTAATCGCCTTTAAGGCCGTTGATGATTTCCTCTTTTAATTGCTCTGTGGTTTTATTTAGTGCGCTTAATTGACCAAGGTACGGATAGTCAAATTTTCCACTGTTGTCGATGTAAAGCTCATCAATGGAAAGATCTTCTTCTCCATAGACAGCGATTTGGATTTTATCGCCGGCTCCGATGGTGTAGTCGCTATTAAAAGCCACGGAATGAAATGAAATAGTGGACAGCAACATCAATAAAGTCGTGAATGTGAAAAAACGCGCCATGTAATATCCAGTTATTGATAGAGTTAAAAAATTAAGTTGGTAGAGATATACCAGACGTTTTGTGTATAGTTATTCGTTGCAATGGAAGAGTCGTTATCTTCGTAGCGCCAACCTGCGGTAATTTCAGCGTAGTCTCTTAGCTCATATCCGAAGGCGAATGATGTTTCTACTAGATCGTCTTTACGGGTGCTTTCTGAGTAATCATCATTGATGAGGGTTAAGCGAATATTGCTGTAAAAATTAGTTAGCCAGTAGTGTTGCCAAGCCGCGTCAAAACTGGTCTCTTTGATGTAATTGGTACCTTGTTGAGGGTCATCTGCACGTTGTGAGGCCGATACTTCAACGGTCGAGTGCTCCAATGGTTGCCAAGTTAAGTCTAAATCCCAGCTAAACCCGTTAAAGTCCGTTCTTGTGCTGCTTTCATATTGTTTGTTTTGTAAACCTAACCGTACTTTACCGGATGTTTTCCGGAGATATCCCATTCACTGCCGACCAAATAGTAAAGTATTTAAGTTATCTTGTGATTCACCAGTTGTCGGAGAAGCAAGTTTGTAACGGCGATCGGCGAGGTCTACCTCAATGATCAAATCGGTTGCTGGGAGCACATCGTAATAAAACGCTACGCCGCCGGCGATTTCGTCAAAGTCTTTATACTTCGTACTTAGCGTTTCATATCCTGGTGCGGTTAGATTCCGGTAATTTTTATAGGTTTTGTGTTCGTATCGCAGGTTAGATTCGATGCGGCCTTTGGCGTTTTCTGCGCCATAAACATGCGTGGCATTCACATGATGGATGGTGTATTTAACTGGCTCCTTTGCGATGGTAGATAGTTCATCACCCGCTAAAAGGCCAGTACCACGAGCTTCGTGAGATTGAAGAAATGTGTAGTTAAGCCCTAAACCACTACGTCGACTGACTTGCACAAAGTTGTTGGTGGTGAAAGCGTGATCTAAGTAGTCATCATCGTTACTATCAAAATAATGAGCCGAGGAAAGCTGGTACGCGACTTGATATTGGTTTCCGTTTCGACCGGACTCCAGCACAACACCAGGCTTTATGATTAATGCATTTGACGATTCTGGTTGCTCAGATGAAGAATAGCGACCAACGTTGTCGTTGTTCTCAAATTTGGCTTCGAAAAGTGGCGTAACTTTAATACCTGATTCAGTGACGTAGCCTTTACTTTCCGCAGCGATCACCCAGCTGCTGGTACCCAATATTGCTGTGGCAATAAGAGTTTTCTCAAAAGTGTTCATTACTGTTCCTTTTAGTATGCAGTTTTGCCGGTAAAGCCTTTGAAAATAGTCATAAAAATAATTTTGATGTCTAACCATGTTGACCATGACTGAATGTACCTAAGATCAAACTCAACACGTTTTTGCATTTTATCTAAAGTGTCTGTTTCACCGCGGTAACCATTAACTTGAGCGAGCCCCGTGATACCGGGCTTTACTTTATGGCGCAGCATGTAGCGTTCAACTAAACTGCGATACTCTTCATTATGTGCAACCGCGTGAGGGCGAGGACCAACAATAGACATTCGACCTTGAAGAACGTTAAAGAACTGGGGTAGTTCATCAAGAGACGTTCGGCGTATAAATGCACCAAAAGGCGTTATTCTTGGATCATTTTTCGTTGCCTGCTTTACTACTTTCCCGTTATCCATCGCACTCATAGAACGGAATTTCCAAACTTTGATTCGGCGTCCATCTAGTCCGTAACGGTATTGCTTGAATATAACCGGACCAGGTGAAGATAGTTTTACTCCAATCGCTACACCAATAAGGACTGGGCTAATCAAAAGAATAATTAAGCTAGAAAGTAAAATGTCTTGTATTCTTTTATCCAACTGTTTGTGCCATAAAAGG
This genomic interval carries:
- the wecC gene encoding UDP-N-acetyl-D-mannosamine dehydrogenase; the encoded protein is MSFKKVSVIGLGYIGLPTAAVVASRGIEVVGVDVNQQAVDTINQGNIHIVEPDLDIVVRGVVSTGNLRATTIPEPAEAFMIAVPTPFKEGNAPDLTYIEAAANAIAPVLEKGNLIILESTSPVGATEKLSAWLKQARPDLSFPQDAGDSADIKVAHCPERVLPGYVLQELVANDRVIGGMSKACSERAIELYSTFVRGECIITNARTAEMAKLTENSFRDVNIAFANELSVISDKLKINVWELIKLANRHPRVNILNPGPGVGGHCIAVDPWFIVDSCPDEAKIIRQARLTNDAKPHYVIDQIEKAADEFKRPVIACLGLAFKADIDDLRESPALQIVEELAGKNIGQVFAVEPNVHSLPEKLVHDGVEQMTLDSALERANIIVVLVDHKQFKAADKTQFATKVVIDTRGII
- a CDS encoding GumC family protein, whose translation is MMLATPKNDSPQPEQLIDLGYYFHLIKKRWFSISLFALLCTAIAALVALSITPTYRATATLLIEASPQKAISIEEVVGIDTRAKEYYLTQFEILKSNQVAQRVIDKLQLNQVEEFNPSLIIKEPIFLDTMKSQLQSHPLLEPYFSKGSDGKLDPLAEQEAINRSVLKAFKSRLTISPIRKTQLVNIAFESQDPKLAADIANAVGLAFIENNLESKLLATEQATGWINQRLSDLKDKLDASEQALLQFLQQQELIDNSGIVALTSTELTNLTNRIAKATDDRIEAQALYNALKHNKTDLASLGANSMISNHPQIRDIRLAESKAEKQVSELSKRYGPKHDKMIQANAQLKSIQNRADQLVRKLANGIEKELASAKEQERELKNELLSKKGEFQALSIVKGEYDALKREVDSNAKLYDLFLTRQKETSATSDFSAANARFSDYALVPENPSKPNRKLIVALALIASVGFAVVLVICLDAFNNTIASARDFENKLGLLPTGTIPMVKDKLYKKTPIDAKVFSNSKFSVFQESVDSVRTSLYLSLPKAERKLLAISSSVPGEGKTTTAINLAQSFARLEKVLIIDCDLRKPSVGERFGLSKSHPGLTNILLMNTPLQECITTMANTNLDVLSSGMLAPNPQELLSSQAFEKLITALSSKYDRIILDTPPILPVKDAFIIGKFTQGILLVVKANSTSKSVYKHTMTLFAKHQITIDGVVLNQVLPPKKGSHNYSEYSQYAYGNNQG
- a CDS encoding polysaccharide biosynthesis/export family protein, translated to MARFFTFTTLLMLLSTISFHSVAFNSDYTIGAGDKIQIAVYGEEDLSIDELYIDNSGKFDYPYLGQLSALNKTTEQLKEEIINGLKGDYLISPKVRVSIIGFRSIYVNGEVKKPGGYEYQPGLTVDKAIALAGGFTDRASRSKVYIAQAGKDELKNKVKLSATVSPGDIIVIEQSFF